One Ricinus communis isolate WT05 ecotype wild-type chromosome 7, ASM1957865v1, whole genome shotgun sequence genomic region harbors:
- the LOC8275124 gene encoding uncharacterized protein LOC8275124: protein MADYDGNHHHQQPIPKETALQALNTIIQLHFEKTLEKKRAIDLQKKELHKLFLLFFIFLSLMFMAETQPNGLQCRHCWAPIILLSLAHLIFYVSVAQTLRCINGFKYQRRCHKLTLGLATEKLRELKMRLMASGGSEYGGGGDHVISDEGELEIHYQEPPESYFGKFKRNWALHFGFLILIYGCMVSSSVVILCY, encoded by the coding sequence ATGGCAGACTACGATGGAAACCACCACCACCAACAACCAATCCCTAAAGAAACAGCACTGCAAGCACTAAACACAATAATCCAACTTCATTTTGAGAAGACCCTCGAAAAGAAAAGAGCAATCGACCTACAAAAGAAAGAACTCCACAAGctgttccttcttttcttcatctttctttctcttatgtTCATGGCAGAGACACAGCCTAACGGTCTCCAATGCCGCCACTGCTGGGCACCCATAATCCTCCTTTCTTTAGCACATCTGATCTTTTATGTATCTGTGGCTCAAACACTCAGGTGCATCAATGGGTTCAAGTACCAAAGAAGGTGCCATAAGCTCACTCTTGGGTTAGCCACAGAGAAGTTAAGAGAATTAAAGATGAGACTGATGGCCAGTGGGGGCAGTGAGTACGGTGGCGGCGGCGATCATGTTATTAGCGATGAAGGTGAACTTGAGATTCATTATCAAGAACCGCCTGAGAGTTAttttggtaaatttaaaaggaaCTGGGCTTTGCATTTTGGTTTCTTGATCTTGATTTATGGGTGTATGGTTTCTTCTTCTGTTGTGATTCTTTGTTATTAA
- the LOC8275123 gene encoding trihelix transcription factor DF1-like, with amino-acid sequence MEISTLPENSRSGVAATGNRENEENEERVKVEEADRYLMGNRWPRQETLALLKIRSDMDFAFREAALKAPLWDEVSRKLSELGYNRSAKKCKEKFENIYKYHRRTKEGRSGKANCKSYRFFEQLEALDNHQVLLSSSSPDKVHSSTVAFAVNPVNVVPSSIHSPNMNFVDNPSTSSTYSSSEESEETQKKKRKLMEFFERLLKEVIEKQESLQRKFLDAIEKCEQDRMAREEAWKMQELDRIKRERELLVQERSIAAAKDAAVLSILQKFSDQASSVQLPENQIVQVQPTENQVVSIEKVVKAQENNNVENYVQLGSTRWPKEEIEALIRLRTNLDIQYQDSGPKGPLWEEISAAMKKLGYNRNAKRCKEKWENMNKYFKRVKESNKRRPDDAKTCPYFQQLDVLYRQKTRKVDKSVISGQELKPEELLMHMMVGQEERQQQGSATTEEGESLNVDQNQEDDRENDNEDNFRVVANDPSSVAMID; translated from the exons ATGGAAATTTCAACCTTACCGGAAAATTCAAGAAGTGGCGTCGCCGCAACCGGCAACCGTGAGAATGAGGAGAATGAAGAGAGGGTTAAAGTTGAAGAGGCTGACCGTTACTTAATGGGCAATAGGTGGCCAAGGCAAGAAACTTTAGCTTTGTTAAAGATAAGGTCTGATATGGATTTTGCATTTAGAGAAGCTGCTCTTAAAGCTCCTCTTTGGGATGAGGTTTCCAG GAAATTAAGTGAGCTTGGTTACAATAGAAGTGCCAAGAAATGCAAGGAAAAGTTTgagaatatttataagtacCATAGAAGAACAAAGGAAGGTAGATCCGGCAAGGCGAATTGCAAGTCATATAGGTTTTTTGAGCAATTAGAAGCTTTAGACAACCACCAAGTGCTCCTTTCATCTTCATCCCCGGATAAGGTGCACTCTTCCACAGTTGCATTCGCGGTAAACCCAGTAAATGTTGTTCCAAGTTCTATTCACAGCCCtaatatgaattttgttgataATCCCTCTACCTCTAGCACCTATAGTTCGAGTGAAGAATCAGAAGAAAcacagaagaagaaaagaaaattaatggAGTTCTTTGAGAGGTTGTTAAAAGAAGTGATTGAAAAGCAAGAGAGTTTGCAAAGGAAGTTTCTAGACGCAATAGAGAAGTGTGAACAAGATAGGATGGCAAGAGAAGAAGCATGGAAGATGCAAGAATTAGATAGGATTAAGAGAGAACGTGAATTGTTAGTTCAAGAGAGATCAATTGCAGCTGCGAAAGATGCAGCTGTGCTTTCAATTTTACAGAAGTTCTCAGACCAAGCTAGCTCAGTGCAATTGCCTGAGAATCAAATAGTTCAAGTGCAACCGACTGAGAACCAAGTAGTTTCTATAGAGAAAGTAGTGAAAGCACaggaaaataataatgttgAGAATTATGTTCAGCTGGGCTCAACAAGATGGCctaaagaagaaattgaagcATTAATTAGGCTGAGGACTAATCTTGATATACAATATCAAGACAGCGGGCCAAAAGGGCCTCTGTGGGAAGAGATATCAGCAGCAATGAAAAAGCTTGGATATAATAGGAATGCGAAGAGGTGCAAAGAGAAATGGGAGAATATGAACAAGTATTTCAAGAGAGTAAAAGAGAGCAATAAGAGAAGGCCTGATGACGCGAAGACTTGTCCTTATTTTCAGCAGCTTGATGTTCTATATAGACAGAAGACAAGGAAAGTTGATAAATCGGTTATTTCTGGTCAAGAGTTGAAGCCTGAAGAACTTCTAATGCATATGATGGTTGGACAAGAAGAACGACAGCAGCAGGGATCAGCAACAACAGAGGAAGGAGAAAGTTTAAATGTCGACCAAAATCAAGAAGATGATAGAGAAAATGACAATGAGGATAATTTTCGAGTTGTTGCTAATGATCCCTCTTCAGTGGCAATGATAGACTGA
- the LOC8275122 gene encoding protein BOLA2, with protein sequence MGVTKEQVESTLKTKLNPSHLEVTDTSGGCGASFAIEIVSEQFEGKRLLERHRLVNAALEEEMKQIHALSIKKAVTPEQWKQQQESEKSTSAA encoded by the exons ATGGGAGTGACAAAGGAACAAGTTGAATCCACTCTGAAAACTAAGTTAAATCCTTCTCATCTT GAAGTAACTGATACCTCTGGAGG GTGTGGCGCAAGTTTTGCAATTGAGATTGTTTCCGAACAATTTGAAGGGAAGAGGTTGCTGGAGAGGCATCGATTGGTGAATGCTGCTTTGGAAGAGGAGATGAAACAGATTCACGCTCTCTCAATAAAGAAAGCTGTGACCCCTGAACAGTGGAAACAACAGCAGGAGTCTGAAAAATCTACATCTGCTgcataa
- the LOC8275121 gene encoding fibrillin-5, chloroplastic, whose protein sequence is MATKLVQPASQVIPAIPRITKIHTTAYRSLLATHPWTRDAKFGEGFVPIHITKVAEQTSGLVGDNKDIEENGKNNRTVSQIKEDLYHALQGTNRGIFGVKSEKKSEIHGLVELLESQNPTADPTVNLDKVDGCWKLLYSTITILGSKRTKLGLRDFISLGDLFQNIDVTKGKAVNVIKFNVRGLNLLNGQLTIEASFQISSKSRVEIKYDSSTITPDQLMNMFRKNYDLLLGIFNPEGWLDITYVDDNTRIGRDDKGNIFILERSV, encoded by the exons ATGGCTACTAAGCTTGTCCAGCCAGCTTCTCAGGTAATTCCTGCCATTCCCAGAATCACAAAGATTCATACTACAGCTTACAGGTCACTACTAGCCACTCATCCATGGACCAGGGATGCAAAATTTGGTGAAGGATTTGTGCCCATTCATATCACTAAAGTGGCAGAACAAACTTCTGGTTTAGTTGGGGACAATAAGGACATAGAAGAGAACGGAAAAAATAACAGGACAGTTTCACAGATTAAAGAAGACCTTTACCATGCCCTTCAAG GAACTAACAGAGGGATTTTTGGAGTCAAGTCTGAAAAGAAGTCTGAGATTCATGGTTTGGTGGAGCTGTTAGAATCTCAAAATCCAACTGCAGATCCTACTGTAAATTTAGACAAG GTGGATGGTTGCTGGAAACTTTTGTACAGTACAATTACCATATTGGGGTCAAAGAGAACAAAGCTAGGATTAAGAGATTTTATCAGCTTGGGGGACTTGTTCCAGAATATTGATGTTACTAAG GGCAAAGCAGTTAATGTGATAAAGTTCAATGTCAGAGGATTGAATTTGTTGAATGGACAACTGACAATCGAGGCCTCCTTCCAAATTTCATCTAAATCA AgagttgaaataaaatatgacaGCTCAACTATTACTCCTGATCAG TTGATGAATATGTTTCGGAAGAATTATGATCTTCTGCTTGGCATCTTCAATCCAGAAGGTTGGCTAGACATCAC ATATGTTGATGATAACACGAGGATAGGGAGGGATGACAAAGGCAATATCTTCATATTGGAGAGATCAGTTTAA